The Dehalococcoidia bacterium genome includes a region encoding these proteins:
- a CDS encoding acyl-CoA/acyl-ACP dehydrogenase: MELGPSETQQVLKRTAREFLQTVVNPAIVRQMEEDRIGFDPAVWKKICELGWTGLMIPEEYGGQGGDVSDMAILFEEVGRSLLPSPLFASGVEAALTILTLGSEEQKRELLPKLASGEKIFVLALTEPSGTYDGWGVETRAERTGSGWTLTGTKLYISYAHVADLLIVAARTGEGDDGIAFFLVDPKVSGVKLTILDTIGKDHQYIVELNGAEAESLLGPERGAWHPFQDVLAKAAVVHSAASIGAAERCLELAVDYSKQRIQFGRPIGSFQALQHKMARVVTEITGAQLCVYEAAYKLAVGQDARLEVAIAKAAASEAYTNASIEGCHIHGGAGFIRGSEMELYFRKAKGAEVILGHPRWHKKRVTALLAEMAQPAEHH; this comes from the coding sequence GGAAGAGGACCGGATCGGCTTCGACCCCGCCGTGTGGAAGAAGATCTGCGAGCTCGGCTGGACTGGTTTGATGATCCCCGAGGAGTACGGCGGCCAAGGGGGTGATGTGAGCGACATGGCGATCCTGTTCGAAGAGGTCGGCCGCTCGCTCCTTCCGAGCCCGCTCTTCGCGTCGGGGGTCGAGGCCGCCCTGACGATCCTCACCCTAGGAAGTGAGGAGCAAAAGCGCGAGCTGCTGCCGAAGCTCGCCTCGGGAGAGAAGATCTTCGTCCTCGCCCTCACCGAGCCGAGCGGCACCTACGACGGCTGGGGAGTCGAGACGCGGGCCGAGCGCACCGGCAGCGGTTGGACGCTGACCGGCACCAAGCTGTACATCAGCTATGCCCACGTCGCCGACCTGCTGATCGTCGCGGCACGCACCGGCGAGGGAGACGACGGCATCGCGTTCTTCCTCGTCGACCCCAAGGTAAGCGGGGTGAAACTGACCATCCTCGACACCATTGGCAAAGACCATCAATACATCGTCGAGCTGAACGGCGCAGAAGCGGAGTCCCTCCTCGGGCCGGAGCGAGGCGCTTGGCATCCCTTCCAAGATGTGCTCGCGAAGGCGGCAGTCGTGCATAGCGCAGCCTCGATCGGTGCGGCAGAGCGCTGCCTTGAGCTGGCCGTCGACTATTCCAAGCAGCGCATCCAGTTCGGCCGGCCGATCGGGTCGTTCCAAGCGCTGCAGCATAAGATGGCGCGCGTCGTCACCGAGATCACCGGCGCCCAGTTGTGCGTCTACGAGGCGGCGTATAAGCTGGCAGTCGGACAAGATGCGCGCTTGGAAGTCGCCATCGCCAAAGCAGCGGCGAGCGAAGCGTATACGAACGCCTCAATCGAGGGCTGCCACATTCATGGCGGGGCCGGGTTCATCCGCGGCTCCGAGATGGAGCTGTACTTTCGGAAGGCAAAGGGTGCCGAAGTGATCCTTGGCCACCCTCGCTGGCACAAGAAGCGCGTGACCGCGCTCCTCGCAGAAATGGCCCAACCGGCGGAGCATCACTAA
- a CDS encoding acyl-CoA dehydrogenase family protein — protein MDFTFPEAAEKFRLEVREFLKKELTPEIRDEYAHCTDYPHGFNKAFTRKLGQKGWLTLTWPKEYGGLGLDIWHRLVFDEEMAAAHAPVAAHQVAANFVGPALIHYGTEEQKKKYLPPIARGEATWAVGMTEANAGTDLASIETRAVRDGDEWVINGNKMYTEHLQDADYYWVLVRTDPSAERHRGISIMVIDMKTPGIQILPLWTMDGYRVNQVYFEDVRVPADAVLGEVNRGFYHLAMTLNTMRAAGLGGWTETRRDLEDLVLYAKQTKVNGRPLIEDEWVQNGLADFMIHNQISRLLAYRVASMLESGGPAPDRETAVRQVWTKVYGQLHVKFACDLIGMGSQIGHHSPQFAPLAARWERRYMGAIAGAHNGGTPENALNTVALRVLGLPR, from the coding sequence ATGGACTTCACTTTCCCGGAAGCGGCTGAAAAGTTCCGTCTGGAAGTCCGTGAGTTCCTGAAGAAGGAACTGACCCCCGAGATCCGGGATGAATATGCCCACTGCACGGACTATCCGCACGGGTTCAACAAGGCGTTCACGCGCAAGCTCGGCCAGAAAGGGTGGCTGACGCTCACCTGGCCGAAGGAATACGGCGGACTCGGCTTGGACATTTGGCACCGCCTTGTCTTCGATGAAGAGATGGCCGCCGCCCACGCGCCTGTCGCGGCGCACCAAGTGGCGGCAAACTTCGTCGGCCCTGCCCTCATCCACTACGGCACCGAAGAGCAGAAGAAGAAGTATCTGCCTCCGATCGCCCGCGGCGAGGCGACTTGGGCCGTCGGCATGACCGAAGCGAACGCCGGCACCGACCTCGCCTCGATCGAGACCCGCGCCGTCCGCGATGGCGATGAGTGGGTGATCAACGGCAACAAGATGTACACCGAGCACCTGCAAGATGCCGATTACTACTGGGTGCTCGTCCGGACTGACCCGAGCGCCGAGCGTCACCGCGGGATCTCGATCATGGTGATCGATATGAAGACGCCCGGGATCCAGATCCTCCCGCTCTGGACGATGGACGGCTACCGGGTGAACCAAGTCTATTTCGAAGATGTCCGTGTCCCGGCGGACGCCGTGCTGGGCGAAGTCAATCGCGGCTTCTACCACCTCGCGATGACCCTCAACACGATGCGCGCCGCTGGCCTTGGCGGCTGGACGGAAACCCGGCGCGACCTCGAAGACCTCGTCCTCTATGCCAAGCAGACGAAGGTTAACGGCCGGCCGCTGATCGAGGACGAGTGGGTCCAGAACGGCCTTGCCGACTTCATGATCCACAATCAGATCTCGCGCCTGCTCGCCTATCGCGTTGCCTCGATGCTCGAGAGCGGCGGCCCCGCGCCAGACCGCGAGACGGCAGTTCGCCAAGTCTGGACGAAGGTCTACGGCCAGCTGCACGTCAAGTTCGCCTGCGACCTCATCGGCATGGGCAGCCAAATCGGGCATCACTCGCCCCAGTTCGCGCCGCTGGCCGCGCGCTGGGAGCGGCGCTACATGGGCGCGATCGCCGGCGCGCACAACGGCGGCACCCCGGAGAACGCGCTCAATACCGTCGCCCTGCGCGTCCTCGGCCTGCCGCGCTAG